In Dromiciops gliroides isolate mDroGli1 chromosome 5, mDroGli1.pri, whole genome shotgun sequence, the following are encoded in one genomic region:
- the GTPBP1 gene encoding LOW QUALITY PROTEIN: GTP-binding protein 1 (The sequence of the model RefSeq protein was modified relative to this genomic sequence to represent the inferred CDS: deleted 1 base in 1 codon) yields the protein MSLGQGSDGTEYGLSEADMEASYATVKSMAEQMEADVILLREHQEAGGRVRDYLVRKRVGDNDFLEVRVAVVGNVDAGKSTLLGVLTHGELDNGRGFARQKLFRHKHEMESGRTSSVGNDILGFDSEGNVVNKPDSHGGSLEWTKICEKSTKVITFIDLAGHEKYLKTTVFGMTGHLPDFCMLMVGSNAGIVGMTKEHLGLALALNVPVFVVVTKIDMCPANILQETLKLLQRLLKSPGCRKIPVLVQSKDDVIVTASNFSSERMCPIFQISNVTGENLDLLKMFLNLLSPRTSYREDEPAEFQIDDTYSVPGVGTVVSGTTLRGLIKLNDTLLLGPDPLGNFLSIAVKSIHRKRMPVKEVRGGQTASFALKKIKRSSIRKGMVMVSPRLNPQASWEFEAEILVLHHPTTISPRYQAMVHCGSIRQTATILSMDKDCLRTGDKATVHFRFIKTPEYLHIDQRLVFREGRTKAVGTITKLLQTTNNSPMNAKPQQIKMQSTKKGPLTKRDEGGLPSGLSAGGPPGEEASPTGAAQPTPTGILQTQATQDEEPPGREGTKPKPSSGGRRRGGQRHKVKSQGACVMPASGC from the exons ATGTCATTGGGGCAGGGATCAG ATGGGACTGAGTATGGGCTGAGTGAGGCAGACATGGAAGCCTCGTATGCCACTGTGAAGAGCATGGCCGAGCAGATGGAGGCGGACGTCATCCTCCTCCGGGAACACCAGGAGGCCGGTGGCCGAGTGCGGGACTACTTGGTCCGGAAGCGGGTCGGGGACAACGACTTCCTGGAGGTCAG GGTCGCTGTGGTGGGCAACGTGGATGCAGGGAAGAGCACGCTTCTGGGGGTCCTGACGCACGGAGAGCTGGACAATGGCCGTGGCTTTGCTCGGCAGAAGCTCTTCCGACACAAGCATGAGATGGAGTCTGGCCGCACCAGCAGTGTGGGCAATGATATCCTGGGCTTCGACAGTGAGGGCAATGTGGTCAATAAGCCCGACAGCCACGGGGGCAGCCTTGAGTGGACCAAGATCTGCGAAAAGTCCACCAAGGTCATCACCTTCATAGACTTGGCTGGTCATGAGAAATACTTGAAGACCACTGTGTTTGGCATGACCGGCCACCTACCCGACTTTTGCATGCTCATG GTGGGCAGCAATGCTGGGATCGTGGGCATGACCAAGGAGCACCTGGGCTTGGCACTGGCCCTCAACGTTCCCGTCTTCGTTGTGGTCACTAAGATTGACATGTGTCCTGCCAACATCCTGCAAG AGACCCTGAAGCTGTTGCAGCGCCTGCTGAAGTCTCCGGGCTGCCGCAAGATCCCTGTGCTGGTGCAGAGCAAGGACGATGTGATCGTGACTGCATCCAACTTCAGCTCTGAGAG GATGTGCCCCATATTCCAGATCTCCAACGTCACAGGAGAGAACCTGGACCTGCTCAAAATGTTTCTGAACCTGCTCTCCCCACGCACCAGCTACCGGGAGGACGAGCCCGCCGAGTTCCAGATTGATGACACGTACTCTGTGCCGGGCGTGGGGACGGTGGTGTCAGGAACCACGCTGAGGGGCCTGATCAAGCTGAATGACACATTGCTGCTGGGCCCCGAC CCCCTGGGCAACTTCCTGTCCATCGCGGTGAAGTCTATCCACCGCAAGAGGATGCCGGTGAAGGAGGTGCGCGGGGGCCAGACAGCCTCCTTTGCTCTGAAGAAG ATTAAGCGCTCGTCCATCCGGAAAGGCATGGTCATGGTGTCTCCACGCCTGAATCCCCAGGCTTCCTGGGAGTTTGAGGCCGAGATCCTGGTTCTCCACCACCCCACGACGATCAGCCCGCGATACCAAGCGATGG TGCATTGTGGGAGCATCCGGCAGACTGCCACCATCTTGAGCATGGACAAAGACTGTCTGCGCACTGGGGACAAGGCCACAGTTCACTTTCGCTTCATCAAGACGCCCGAGTACCTGCACATAGACCAGAGGCTGGTGTTCCGCGAGGGCCGCACTAAAGCCGTGGGCACCATCACCAAG CTCCTCCAGACGACCAACAACTCCCCAATGAACGCCAAACCCCAGCAGATCAAGATGCAGTCGACAAAAAAGGGGCCCCTGACAAAACGAGATGAGGGGGGGCTGCCTAGTGGGCTGTCAGCGGGAGGACCTCCTGGAGAAGAAGCCTCCCCGACAGGGGCCGCCCAGCCCACCCCTACCGGCATCCTCCAGACACAG GCCACCCAGGATGAAGAGCCCCCTGGTCGTGAGGGCACCAAG CCCAAGCCCAGCAGTGGGGGCCGTCGACGGGGAGGTCAGCGGCACAAAGTGAAGTCCCAGGGGGCCTGCGTGATGCCGGCCAGCGGCtgctga